The stretch of DNA ACAGAGAGCTGGTGTGGGCTGAGAGCCAGTACTAAGGCGGTATATAATATCATCCCGGAGTTGCCATCTGAACGGTCTTGGACTTAGTAAGTGAGGCCGGCGTGCGTCCGTTATAATGCGCTGCGATGATGGTCGCAGGCAGAGTGGCTGTCTTTTTCAGGCAGCAATTCAGGTGGTACCGCGGGAATGAACCTCTCGTCCTGATTGATTTTGTGAAATCAGGCGAGAGGTTTTTAGTTTTTCTAGAATTGTGTTCAAGGAGGTCAGCCAGATGGTTCAAATCGTGTTTCACGAGGATCGCTGCAAAGGATGTGAGCTTTGCCAGATTACCTGCCCGAAAAATTTAGTGGTCACATCCAACCGGCTAAACCCCTTGGGTTTTTATCCGGCTGTTATATCTGACCGCAGCCAGTGTACGGGATGCGCCTTGTGTGCGCGGATGTGTCCTGATTTATGCATCGAAATCGGCCAGGAGGGAGCATAAAGTGGATAAAGTCTTGATGAAAGGAAACGAGGCAATCGGGGAGGCGGCTATCCGCGCCGGCTGTCGGTATTTCTTTGGCTACCCGATCACTCCGCAGAGTGAACTGCCGGAGTATATGGCCCGGCGTCTGCCAGCGGTGGGGGGTGTTTTTCTCCAGGCGGAAAGTGAAATCGCGGCAATCAATATGGTTTATGGGGCGGCGGGAGCAGGAGCCCGGGTAATGACTTCTTCTTCCAGCCCAGGAATTAGTTTAAAGCAGGAGGGGATTTCCTATCTGGCTGGCGCTGAGCTCCCCGCGGTGATCGTCAACGTGATGCGAGGAGGACCTGGTCTGGGCAGTATCCAGCCCGGGCAGTCTGATTACTTTCAGGCTACCAAGGGTGGTGGTCACGGTGATTACCGGCTGATCGTCCTGGCTCCAGCGTCCGTTCAAGAGATTATTGATCTGACCTGGGAAGCCTTTGCACTAGCAGACCAGTACCGCAACCCGGTGATGATTTTGAGTGACGGCATGCTCGGGCAGATGATGGAGCCGGTAGTCCTACCAACGCAGGAACCGCCGGTGCTGCCCAAGCCCTGGGCAACAACCGGGGCAGTTAACCGGGAACGTAACGAAATCTTTTCCTTTTTTATGCAGGGTGAGCAACTGGAAGAACATAATCGTCGCCTGGAGCAGAAATGGCAAGCGATGGTTGAGCGGGAGAAACGAGTCGCGGAGTTCTTCATGGAGGATGCCGAAATTGTGGTGGTTGCTTATGGAACCACTGCCCGGATCGCCAGGCGGGCGGTCCGTCAGGCCAGGCAGGTCGGCATCAAGGCGGGCCTGCTTCGTCCCATTAGCCTGTGGCCTTTCCCTGACGAGGCGTTCCAACGGGCGGCAAGGAAGGCCAGGGTTTTTCTTAGTGTCGAGATGAGCCTGGGCCAGATGGTCGAAGATGTAAGACTGGCGGTAAACGGCCAGGTGCCTGTCCATTTCTATGGTCGGGTGTCAGTTGTCCCCAGTCCTGATGAGATTTTTGCGATGATTTGCCAGCTGGCAGATGAGGAGGTGGCGGTCAATGGCAGTGTTCGCTCGGCCTAAGGCGCTGACGGAGAAGCCATGGCACTTCTGTCCCGGTTGCAGCCATGGGATCATCCATACATTGGTGGCTGAAGTGATCGATGAACTAAATATTCGCGAGACGACGGTAGGGGTTTGTCCCGTCGGATGCGCGGTGGTCTCACACGAGTACTTTAATGTGGATATGCAGCAAGCGGCTCACGGACGGGCTCCGGCGGTCGCGACCGGGATCAAACGGGTTTTGCCGGAGCGGACTGTCTTTACTTATCAAGGGGATGGTGATCTGGCATCTATCGGGACGGCGGAAATCATCCACGCCGCTGCGCGGGGGGAAAAGATCACAACAATTTTTGTGAATAATGCCATTTACGGCATGACGGGAGGGCAGATGGCCCCGACCACACTTCTGGGGCAGGTGACCACCACCTCACCGTTTGGCCGGAGACAGGACACTCAGGGATATCCAATCCGGGTGGCCGAGATGCTGGCGACCCTGGAGGGAGTGGCCTACGTAGCCCGGGTATCGGTGCATAACCCCAAGGAAATCAACCGGGCCAAAAAGGCGATCCGGCGCGCTTTTGAGTGCCAGCAAAAAGGTCTGGGTTTTTCCCTAGTTGAGGTGCTGGCCTGCTGTCCCACGAACTGGGGTCTTTCGCCGAAGGAGTCGATTAACTGGTTGGTTGAAAACATGATACCTTATTACCCGCTTGGGGAGTATCGGTTGCCGAAGGAGGTACAGTAGATGGTGCATGAAATTATTATCGCGGGATTTGGCGGCCAGGGGGTCCTGTCAGTAGGACAATTTTTAATTTACGCGGGCATGCTGGAAGGCTTGCAAGTGTCCTGGGTGCCGGCATATGGGCCGGAGATGCGCGGTGGGACGGCCAATTGCCTAGTTACCATCGGCCGCGAGGAAATCGATTCGCCAGTTTTTGAACGGGCTACGGCGGCGATAGTCATGAACCAGCCGTCTTTGGAGAAGTTTGAAGCTAAGGTTAGACCAGGCGGTCTGC from Bacillota bacterium encodes:
- a CDS encoding 4Fe-4S binding protein, whose protein sequence is MVQIVFHEDRCKGCELCQITCPKNLVVTSNRLNPLGFYPAVISDRSQCTGCALCARMCPDLCIEIGQEGA
- a CDS encoding 3-methyl-2-oxobutanoate dehydrogenase subunit VorB, with the protein product MKGNEAIGEAAIRAGCRYFFGYPITPQSELPEYMARRLPAVGGVFLQAESEIAAINMVYGAAGAGARVMTSSSSPGISLKQEGISYLAGAELPAVIVNVMRGGPGLGSIQPGQSDYFQATKGGGHGDYRLIVLAPASVQEIIDLTWEAFALADQYRNPVMILSDGMLGQMMEPVVLPTQEPPVLPKPWATTGAVNRERNEIFSFFMQGEQLEEHNRRLEQKWQAMVEREKRVAEFFMEDAEIVVVAYGTTARIARRAVRQARQVGIKAGLLRPISLWPFPDEAFQRAARKARVFLSVEMSLGQMVEDVRLAVNGQVPVHFYGRVSVVPSPDEIFAMICQLADEEVAVNGSVRSA
- a CDS encoding 2-oxoglutarate oxidoreductase, giving the protein MAVFARPKALTEKPWHFCPGCSHGIIHTLVAEVIDELNIRETTVGVCPVGCAVVSHEYFNVDMQQAAHGRAPAVATGIKRVLPERTVFTYQGDGDLASIGTAEIIHAAARGEKITTIFVNNAIYGMTGGQMAPTTLLGQVTTTSPFGRRQDTQGYPIRVAEMLATLEGVAYVARVSVHNPKEINRAKKAIRRAFECQQKGLGFSLVEVLACCPTNWGLSPKESINWLVENMIPYYPLGEYRLPKEVQ